From a region of the Palaeococcus ferrophilus DSM 13482 genome:
- a CDS encoding adenosylcobinamide amidohydrolase produces the protein MLALSNAPHNGGLFRARGFFFMGVEKNYSGDYRRDCREFEGAHGVERFVGFMTAANIPEVLSKARSGNVRAYVTAGITNPAIAGERAPPWEPGTINLAIIVEDGLTVGALANAIMTATEAKTYTLLRLGYNATGTTSDGIGVFAFEGEKEWTGTATELGLNIGIAVREALEESIRKWEALTGGP, from the coding sequence ATGCTCGCGTTGAGCAACGCACCCCACAACGGCGGCCTCTTTAGAGCGAGGGGATTCTTCTTCATGGGCGTGGAGAAGAACTACAGCGGGGATTACCGCAGGGACTGCCGCGAGTTCGAGGGTGCCCACGGGGTGGAGCGCTTCGTGGGCTTCATGACCGCCGCGAACATTCCGGAGGTTCTCTCCAAAGCGAGGAGTGGAAACGTTAGGGCCTACGTCACGGCCGGGATAACGAACCCCGCGATAGCCGGCGAGAGGGCTCCTCCGTGGGAGCCGGGAACCATAAACCTCGCCATCATTGTTGAGGACGGTCTCACGGTTGGTGCGCTGGCCAACGCGATAATGACCGCGACGGAGGCAAAAACCTACACCCTGCTGCGCCTTGGGTACAACGCGACTGGAACGACGAGCGACGGGATTGGCGTTTTTGCCTTCGAGGGGGAGAAGGAGTGGACGGGGACAGCCACGGAGCTCGGGCTGAACATCGGCATCGCCGTCAGGGAGGCCCTCGAGGAGAGCATAAGGAAATGGGAGGCGCTCACTGGAGGGCCCTGA
- a CDS encoding tRNA (guanine(10)-N(2))-dimethyltransferase: MELREIKEGKARILVPEAERIYDAPVFYNPVMALNRDVSVLAVRVLRVGNALDALSATGIRGIRYALESQVEEVWLNDINPDAFELIIRNVSLNFGLSPERSEKRALFKGLRELVVTNLDANLLMDENFRHFEFVDLDPFGTPLPFIDASLRAVRRKGYLAVTATDTGVLCGAYKSACIRKYNALPLRGELCHETGLRILLGTIARYIGKYDMGFEVLLAYYRDHYFRAFLRLKDGAKAGDGTVEKLGYVYFDQKTGRFEVEKGLLPSRGKAHGPMWLGELKDDSFVEALLEEAEKSELAEKKKALKFLSILNGELDIPLFYELSMIAKRNGLEVRKPDHVVESLREGGFNASRTHFSPTGIKTDAPLEGVVGVLRALQ; this comes from the coding sequence GTGGAGCTTCGCGAGATAAAAGAGGGCAAAGCAAGGATTCTCGTCCCCGAGGCGGAGAGGATTTACGATGCGCCGGTTTTCTACAACCCGGTGATGGCGCTCAACAGGGACGTAAGCGTCCTCGCCGTGAGGGTTCTGAGAGTTGGGAACGCCCTCGATGCACTAAGCGCCACAGGGATAAGGGGGATAAGGTACGCCCTCGAGAGTCAGGTGGAGGAGGTCTGGCTCAACGACATAAACCCCGACGCCTTCGAGCTCATAATCAGGAACGTTTCACTCAACTTCGGCCTTTCTCCGGAACGCTCCGAAAAGAGGGCCCTCTTTAAAGGCCTCAGAGAGCTCGTCGTGACCAACCTCGACGCTAATCTACTCATGGACGAGAACTTCAGGCACTTCGAGTTCGTTGACCTCGACCCCTTCGGGACGCCCCTTCCCTTCATTGACGCCTCTCTGAGGGCCGTCAGGAGGAAGGGCTACCTCGCGGTAACGGCCACGGACACGGGCGTGCTCTGCGGAGCCTACAAAAGCGCCTGCATAAGGAAGTACAACGCCCTTCCCCTGAGGGGCGAGCTGTGCCACGAGACCGGTCTGAGAATCCTTCTTGGAACCATAGCGAGGTACATCGGCAAGTACGATATGGGCTTCGAGGTTCTCCTAGCTTATTACCGCGACCACTACTTCAGGGCATTCCTCCGCCTCAAAGATGGGGCGAAGGCGGGGGACGGGACTGTGGAGAAGCTCGGTTACGTTTACTTCGACCAGAAAACGGGCCGCTTTGAGGTGGAGAAAGGGCTCCTCCCATCCCGGGGAAAGGCCCACGGTCCGATGTGGCTCGGCGAGCTCAAGGATGACTCCTTTGTGGAGGCCCTGCTCGAAGAAGCCGAGAAGAGCGAGCTCGCGGAGAAAAAGAAGGCCCTCAAGTTCCTGAGCATTCTAAACGGTGAGCTCGACATCCCGCTCTTCTACGAGCTCTCCATGATCGCCAAGAGGAACGGCCTCGAGGTGAGGAAGCCTGACCACGTCGTGGAGTCCCTGAGGGAGGGAGGCTTTAACGCCAGCAGGACCCACTTCTCCCCCACGGGGATAAAGACGGACGCGCCCCTTGAAGGGGTCGTAGGTGTCCTCAGGGCCCTCCAGTGA
- a CDS encoding 50S ribosomal protein L35ae yields MRGVILNYARGKHNQRNHHMLVEIEGVRTREEASRYIGRKVVWKSPRGKRITGKILRPHGEKGVVRVYFEVGLPGQALGDEVIIR; encoded by the coding sequence ATGAGGGGTGTAATCCTAAACTACGCCAGAGGGAAGCACAACCAGAGGAACCACCACATGCTGGTGGAGATTGAGGGAGTGAGGACGAGGGAGGAGGCCTCCCGCTACATCGGCAGGAAGGTCGTATGGAAGAGCCCGAGGGGAAAGAGGATCACGGGGAAGATTTTGAGGCCCCACGGCGAGAAGGGAGTTGTGAGGGTCTACTTTGAGGTTGGACTTCCAGGTCAGGCCCTCGGCGATGAAGTCATCATAAGGTGA
- a CDS encoding ASCH domain-containing protein: MARVQIRKFMLVDSAYVPKILSGKKTTTIRFGDYEAKPGRDVYVVSRPSDTAVAKVLIRGVTKKRVGELTNEDARKDGFRDVKELLNALTRIYGPLDAEDKVSVIEFELVKRVEPVPLKLLKGLNYREPGEVAKLYVESGVSAGKDVDIIVSHIHEQGLKAALRKYGPARVKKALLEAYHKLFAEGII, encoded by the coding sequence GTGGCGAGGGTTCAAATAAGGAAGTTCATGCTGGTGGATAGCGCCTACGTCCCGAAAATACTCTCTGGGAAGAAGACGACCACGATAAGGTTCGGCGACTACGAGGCGAAGCCTGGAAGGGATGTTTACGTTGTCTCGCGCCCCAGCGACACCGCCGTTGCGAAGGTGCTCATCAGAGGCGTGACCAAAAAGCGGGTGGGGGAGCTCACCAATGAGGACGCAAGGAAGGACGGCTTCAGGGACGTTAAGGAGCTTTTAAATGCCCTGACGAGAATTTACGGCCCGCTGGATGCCGAAGATAAGGTGAGCGTAATCGAGTTCGAGCTGGTCAAGCGGGTGGAGCCCGTCCCTTTAAAGCTCCTCAAAGGCTTAAACTACAGGGAGCCAGGGGAAGTGGCCAAACTCTACGTTGAGAGCGGAGTTTCCGCGGGCAAGGACGTTGATATAATCGTTTCCCACATCCACGAACAGGGTCTGAAGGCGGCGCTTAGGAAGTACGGCCCGGCGAGGGTTAAAAAGGCCCTCCTCGAGGCATACCACAAGCTCTTCGCGGAGGGGATAATCTAA
- a CDS encoding TIGR02253 family HAD-type hydrolase translates to MIEVVFFDLDDTIADTSVLAERARRNAIENMIKHGLPVDFETAYNELLELINEYGSNFSRHFDYLLRRLDIPYNPKWVAAGVIGYHNTKFTQLRDVRHARKTLIRLSKAGYRLGIITDGDPIKQWEKILRLELDDFFEEVIISDFEGVKKPHPKIFQKALKVFGVSAGEAVMVGDRLYSDIYGAKGVGMHTVWFRYGKRRNAELEYREYADFVINDLLELPEVLEVLNGGEGSNKEVHAGG, encoded by the coding sequence ATGATAGAGGTTGTGTTCTTTGATCTGGATGATACGATAGCCGATACCTCTGTTCTCGCCGAGAGAGCCCGGAGAAACGCGATTGAAAACATGATAAAGCACGGTCTCCCCGTGGATTTCGAGACGGCCTACAACGAGCTTCTTGAGCTCATAAACGAATACGGAAGCAACTTCTCGCGTCACTTTGACTACCTCCTCAGGCGGCTTGACATTCCTTACAACCCCAAATGGGTGGCGGCTGGGGTTATAGGCTACCACAACACCAAGTTTACCCAGCTCAGAGATGTGAGACACGCGCGCAAAACCCTCATTAGGCTCAGCAAAGCCGGCTACCGTCTTGGCATAATCACCGATGGCGACCCCATAAAGCAGTGGGAGAAGATTCTGAGGCTTGAGCTGGACGACTTTTTTGAGGAGGTCATAATCTCGGACTTTGAGGGCGTGAAAAAGCCTCATCCCAAGATATTCCAGAAGGCCCTCAAGGTATTTGGCGTGAGTGCCGGAGAGGCGGTGATGGTGGGGGACAGGCTCTACTCCGACATCTACGGGGCCAAGGGCGTGGGAATGCACACGGTCTGGTTCCGCTACGGAAAGAGAAGAAACGCGGAGCTTGAATACAGGGAGTACGCCGACTTCGTGATAAACGACCTCCTGGAGCTCCCGGAGGTTCTGGAGGTGCTGAACGGTGGCGAGGGTTCAAATAAGGAAGTTCATGCTGGTGGATAG